TTAGATttacagtaatacatgtattgttggtATTGTGTTTACAGCTGGGATATTTGCTGTGCCAGATTATCTGAACAAAGAGGTGGTCAGTCTGCTGTGTTTGATGCTGCAAGTGGATCCACTCAAACGGGCCACCATAGCCCAAATCAGGTAACCACCCAAATGTGCCACCATAGCCCAAATCAAGTAATCACTCAAACGGGCCACCATAGCCCAGGTCAGGTAACCATCCAAATGTGCCACCATAGCCCAAATCAAGCAACCACTCAAATGGGCCACCAGAGCCCAAATCAGGTAACCACCCAAACGGGCCACCATAGCCAAGATCAGGTAACCATCCAAATGTGCCACCATAGCCCAGATCAGGTAACCATCCAAATGTGCCACCATTGCCCAAATCAAGCAACCACTCAAATGGGCCACCATAGCCCAGATCAGGTAACCACCCAAATGGGCCACCATAGCCTAAATCAGGTAACCACTCATTGCATGACTTGTCTCTTGGTTGTTTCACTACGGATAGATAAAAAAATCTTCACTGTAATtgtatacatttgtattgtGTAGTTCTGAAGTTGAAATAGAGATacgttttcatttttgattaacAGGGATCACGATTGGTTCCAAAAAGATTTGCCGACTTACCTTTTCCCCTCGCCTCAAGATCAGGATGCATCCATCGTAGAAATGGACGTCATTCGTGAAATTTGTGAGGTATAAAATTAGCATGTCATTTAAAGCATTGTGCAGTTGTCTTGTTCATGAACCTTGTATGATGTACTTgctataatattataatatataaaattattctaTGTTGTTTCTCTTTCTACATATAAATGCTCAACTAGTGGACAGTTACAACATACGCCACAAAAGCTGGGTATTTGAGATTTACTTGTATGTATGCATTTAAGACCTGATTAAACACAactttgatctttttttttgctCAGAAATTCGGAGTGACGGAGTATGAGGTACAGCGAGCGTTGCTCAGTAATGACCCCCACGACCAGCTGAATATAGCCTATCACCTGATTGTGGACAACCGCAGATTGGCGGGAGAAGGTAGGTCTTATAGGCAGTACACATTTAACTCAGATCAAAATCTATTGGGAGGGTAGGGGAAAATCTGTTTTTCTAATACTTGCACCAACTTAAGAGGTCTAAAATAGAACCTTTAGGGATAAACTCAGTTACggacatatatatttcattaagaaTAATAATTGCCCAGAATAAAGAGACACAAGCGataatcaaaattaagaaattaaatacaaaaaaaacaatttcagttCCACAAATAGGAAACAAATTTTGATggtataatattataaaatccaTAGCCTGTTCATGTTTTCCTCATGATTTGCATGgattttcatacaatttttcaactgTAATCCTCTTTTCGTCAATTTGTACATGAATGTGTTGATGGTAATATGGCTTTCTGTGACTCTCTGACAGGGGATCTTGGAGGTAACGTTTCTGTGATGTGTTATGGGTAACCTGTAGTTTTGTATGCAGTGTAAATCATCACCACCTCTAATTTAATCTACAAttcatttttctcaaaaatcactgattatttaattttcactGATTTTGTCCTTATTTTTGATCTTAGAACCCAccattagtacatgtatgtaatgaatTTTTAACTGTATTTAGCTTTATCAGCAAAggcaatttcttttctttcttcatGAACAACTTCAATTGCAAGCAAAATTTCATTCATGTTTCATGCATTtcaaatacaagtacatgtagatacatttagttatttaatatgatattttgtaattttattttaattacatgtagttgaacagcatttttatttaagttttaaaatatattatttgatgaaaattttgtgaaattgtCAGGCATTTCTGTTTATAGTTTAATGAGGAAGTGGACATATAATTTTGTGTATATGATATACAGAGCAGTTTATATTTTACTAGTGTTGTTTGTCTCAATACTTGTACAGGTATTCCTATTGCATCATATTCAGATGTCCAAAAGTTTCCAGtctttattcaatttaaacatATCACTGCTTatccatttaaataaaatctaaCAACTTGTGAAGTAACACTAAAATCATGAAAAGCTttactgatatacatgtattaccttcATTCTCCGAATTCTCTGATGTGAATGGTGGAATGGGTACGTCACTGCTGGGATTTATTTAGCTTTGGCCATTTCTTTGAGCCAATGTAATCGTCATGACTTCTTATCATTGGTCTTGTgtattctacatgtatgtcatgCACAGACATGTGTTTGACCTGGATGGTTTGAATCAATGATAACTTGTATGGTTGAATAATGTTCACAAAATTGACAGTTTGCAGAACTTTTTAAGAACATGATTAAAGAATACTTGATGACTTAGTAGTCCCTTTGATGTAATCAAATGACTTGGTGTAATTGATATGATGTTGATTTGTGTTTCAGTCACTGATGTGGAGTTACAGGAGTTTTACCTGGCCTCGAGTCCTCCCCCTGATTCCTTCCTCTTGGTAAAGTATACACACACCGTGCACCACTTCACACCACTACATACCATTACAGTCCACTTCCACTCCACACCACAATCTTTGATTCCACACAATTTTACACCAAGTACATTTACTTACAATGACATTTTACAGCACTAAGCACTATGCACCTGTTCACACCACTAAATGTTATTACAGTCACTTAACACTATACTGGTATACATACCCAGTATAACTTTCACTTTACACTATACTGGTATACATACCCAGTATTACTTTCACTTTACACTATACTGGTATACATACCCAGTATTACTTTCACTTTACACTATACTGGTATACATACCCAGTATTACTTTCACTTAACACTATACTGGTATACATACCCAGTATTACTTTCACTTTACCCTATATATACACACTCGGAACTTCAGTCACTATACTACACTGTTTAACTACACACCATTTTACATAATTACATATAGTACCACTTTATACAATTACAAAATGAGCTCAACTTTATGCTGTCAGGAAAAATCACTGTATCCCACAATATTTATCACCACACCAATGTTTATCACTACATACAGAACTCTTGTGTACCACTAGAAATCATAATGTACTCTTACACAACATCAAAACATCAATTAGTATGTTTTAACTACAGACTGTATAATACTGCATACTATTTTTACCACTACATGCCACAGGGACCATAAGCTGCTGTCTTTTTGCTTTATGATACACGTCAGTCTTTACTTACAGTCATAAAACAAAGCTACCGTACTCTAGGAGGCATGGGAATTTGCCTTTTTATTAAACATAGAATATATGTATATCTCTGAACACTTGGAGATAATGTTCATCTAGGCACTGGCTGGATAActtgtttaatacatgtacttctcaaTGGGTTTGAATTCTGTCAAGTTGAACATACAGAGGAGTGCATACAAACAAATTCAATTGATTGTTGATCTGATCATCTGAAAAATGTGAACTGATGGTTATTGATcatttaaacatgtataaatgtttGTTAAATCGTTAAAGTAGAGACGAGGATATGTTAGTACACCTAATGTCAAGGATCAACTTGGTAAACATGTAGGTGTATGTTGGGAAGGTCAGatcaatatgtattttgttcatCTGTTCTTTAATCACCTGATTTCTCATTAATTCCTTGCACTAAATCTCACactgatttctttaaaaagtacaCTGGAAACTTGCAAATGAGCCTTTTTGCCTCAACAATATTGTATTAGtaattgaatttttgaattaaGGAAAATGATTAAAGTCTGAATACTTATGTATAAAAATGGTAATTTTTGTACAAAGTGCTTATTGCATGAAAGCTGAATAACTGTTTCTCTTTTTGGCACTAGGCAAAGCAGTCGCATATACTGGGCACACCGACCCCCCAGGAACATGTTAGTATCTCCATAGCAACGACCCTATGCTTGACCTTCATTACTGTTCTGCACTGTTTTTCTGTAGTGTAGATTTCACTAATGCAGGGCAgtgttttatgtattttcttCTTCTAATTTGTAGTGTTGCTGTTCAGTGTAAATGCTGTGGCTATTCCACCTAAAATTCTAGAAATCTGAAAAATACCTGCTACAAAGTTGATTCTAAGTTGTTATTTGTATCAAATGAAAAGAATATTCATAGGATCAGAATAAGTCTGATACATACAAACATtgacaaaatatacatgtatgaacaggAATCAGAGAATCAAGAACAATACTCATATTAATTCCATGTGAATCAAATTCAGCAATAACGCATTCATGAGCAAAGAATCAAAAAACCCTATACAATGTAATAAACTTTTTCAAGAATTCAGTAAAAGTCAGggcaatttttcaaataattttaaccAACAATGTGGTAATACTGAATGAGAAAAGTAATATAAAAAAGTGATTTGATGTCTGTAATCTCAATTCAAGATTCATTCCATAAACCAAGCAAGTTTGTGTCTCTCTCATTTTTCAATGTAAAGAAATCAAACAGTTTTAGAACATGTCTCTACTCACACAGTAATGTAATGCTCTCAAAATGTCTTCAAAATGAAGCTGGTACTTTTAGTCTCAAATCAGTTTTCACTACACATGATAATTTCATACATCACTGCCGGCAGGATAGAACAAGAGTTATCTACTTTGGAATTAATGGCGTTAGCTGGAATAGCTCAATGCGGTATTACTAGTGTGTGCTATTTTCCTAAATTTCCCATCATTCATCTACTGGTAAGCCATCTGATTAAATCTACTACTTTATGGTTTGATGGCTAAAGTGTTACTGAAAAATTAACTGGAACagtgtaataatatttaatcatGTTGAAAGGTGACAATTTTAGTAATGTCATCAAAACTTAGAATAAACACATAATGTCAAATTTAGATGCACGCATTTTTTATGATActtgaaaatttgatttgatccgtctctttttcaaaaaagaaatttggAAGAAATCTGAGTTTTGTGTGATAATGCAATGCACATGTATATAGACAGCATTCCTGTCGTTAGGCTAGCCTCATATAGCAATATATCCAGACATTCTGTGAGGGGAGAGGGTACATCATCTGGCTGAGTGCTGAGTCCAAGACTGGCTGTTTCCATCATCAGCATGATGTTTTACCTACTATTCTATCCCAGAACTCCAAACGATTGACCAGTGTTGTGACAATGCATGCAACCCTCTGAAGCTTATCATGAAAGTCCACATCAGCCAAGCTAAAATGCTTGTTGCATGATAAATAAAATCTGTTTAATATTGACTGTCATATACAGTTAAAATCAGATTGTAAATGAATTGACAATGTCCAAGATTCTATGTTTATTTAGATACAAGTGTTACATGTAGTACACATCTGTTTTAATGTGGTTGTAGGCGTCCAGTCCCATGAGACCCCACCCAGAGAGAATGCCAGGTAAGAATAGTTATACAGGTACTAAAATACTAGTAAAAATCCTTGGAAATTTACCTGTAGAATCAATCATTACctgtaaataatataaacattgcTTGTAAAAAGACATGAGGGGTTCTCGCAGAGAATTTCTGTCTTGTATAAATGGATAATTCGTTAGAAGTCACTGTAATTTGCATAACTGTTTATGCCTTGTATAAAACAAGTTTTTCTTTCATCATTTTGGTTTAAATGACTGATTTGATCTGCAGAAATGAAGAACACAACACACACTCTGGAGCCTGTCTCTAGTGCCAAGCAGCTAGGGGCTCAGGCAAAGAAGGCCAAATGGCATTTAGGTTCGTAGAATGAAAATCAACTAAAGATTATAAAATAAAGACCATATAGACATTTACTGACAGGCAAACTGTAAACAACAACTAATGATCATCAAAATGCTCAGACGAGACATTACCTGTATATCATGTTTATggtatttgatgatttttaaatcattcaagTTTTGATTGATGCATTACGAAGTAGAGAAATATGTCCAGCCCCTATCTGTGATGTAATATTACACTTGCAGGAATAAGATCTCAGAGTAAACCATTGGATATCATGCATGAAGTATTCCGAGCCATGAAAACGTTGGACTATGTAAGTATTTCTAATCATTGTTGAAACTTTACCAAACTGCCAATAATCATGTTACTGTACATTTCTTTTACGCAAGTACTTTAATTCCCAGATTCCACTGTTTTTGTATCAAAcagcaaaaatgtaaaatcgtgaacaccaattttttgttgtaaaagatttttatttttatatgtaaaaatgtgtaaaacttttgattttattcatgcattataattatttttgtataattaaCAGGAATGGAAGATCGTGACTCCATACCATGTTCGCGTTAGAAGGAAGAATCCAGTCTCAGGGCGTTTTGTAAGATGTTTTTAACTGTCAAATCTTTGTTTTCTAATGATGAAACTTCCTGTCTTGCAATGATTGTATGGAATAAAAGACATTTTCTAAATCATCATACTACAAAGTAAAACTTATTTGTGATGACTAATTCATGAAACAGTGATACTTTTATacacaaaatataatacatgtaaagcaATACATATCTATGAATAGTGTCACATGATTTATTAATACCAGTGTTCTCCTGTAGCAGGTTAATACTGTTCCTGATTGATAAGCCAGTTGTTCAATGGTATCTTTACAATAATCTCACATGAATGATGATTATTTAATATCTTACTGAGTAGGCATACCCTGCTCTTGATCAATCATCCCATTGTTCTGTTGCAGTACAATATGTCACATGACATATAGTGGTATTATCCCCCCTGTGTAGATTATCCTGATCCTGATCCTAATCCCATTCCTCTGTTTCAGTCCAAGATGAGTCTACAGCTGTACCAGGTGGACCAGAAGAGTTACCTGCTGGACTTTAAGAGTCTGTCCAACGTGGAGATCCACGAGTCCATGTCCTCCTCGTCTTCCCTGGAGGGCGGCCGCATGCCCCTATCTCCCCCCTCCTCCTGCTCCGACCTAGGTGAGTCCTCACTGCACAGAAACGCCCCATGTTAGACATTGTTGCCAAGAAATTCTCATTTATTCTATGCCTAATTACATGTGTTGAGATATTTTTGTTTCTCTGCttaataattacattttcaCAAATTGACTGTGGAGGAACAGCCTATTTCAGCTTGTTTGTCACTGAAAATGAAGAGATTTGTGAAGACAAAAAAATGACACCGAGCTCTTTCCATTAGCTTTAAATTTGTTGTGTATGCCTAGTGCACGCACCTCCATGATGCCATGAGTAGGCAGTGTTAGACTGACTTGGTTTACTGGCATGCTCTTCTCTGTTCTTCTTTTAGGATGTTGTTCAtgttgatgtttatttttaatgaatgatGTAAACTCTCACAGAGTAATACTATTATTTCCTTCCACCAACAATTTGGTGAGTTGTCAAATTTATCTAGTTTGTTCAAGTTCTTATTATGCTTTGTGAGAGTTTACAAAGGAACTGATGTTCAAGCTTTGGTTCACATAGAAGTATGCTAGTAACACATGTAAGAAAACACTGACGTGACTAAGATGACCTTAACTGTTGCCATGACTGTGATTTCAGATCCCGTCACCGACACTGTTCTGTTAATGCCTGGTAAGTGATGGCTTCTGCTTATTGTAATTATCTACTGCACACGCTCACAACTTTCTCAATCTCAGAAGGGGATGGTACAGCTTCTAAAGTTCTGGTATAGATCCATCTCCTTTGGCAATACATCAGTGTATTGATCACATCATAATCCttttctattgaaaaaaaaaccacgaacTTTTTGTAAAGATTTGCTTGTATGAAGTAATtgcaatacaatatatatgCACAGCACATATCAGTATTTAAACAGAAGTTCTGTTAGaacttttctttatttcagtggataaatgtacagtacatgtatttcggATATAATTAATGAAGCtttaatatatgcatgtagaaacttttttatgcttcaaatttctttttttatgataGACTATGACTTAAgctaatttttagaaaaatgtcTGTTTGGAGTGTTGACTCTTTTactctattacatgtacatgtccatACATATATGTGAAGATGTGACATGTCTCCAATGTTTTactctattacatgtacatgtccatacatacatgtatatgtgaagATGTGACATGTCTCCAATGTTTTactctattacatgtacatgtccatACATATATGTGAAGATGTGACATGTCTCCAATGTTTTactctattacatgtacatgtccatACATATATGTGAAGATGTGACATGTCTCCAATGTTTTactctattacatgtacatgtccatacatacatgtatatgtgaagATGTGACATGTCTCCAATGTTTTactctattacatgtacatgtccatACATATATGTGAAGATGTGACATGTCTCCAATGTTTTCAGTTGTCAGTGTGTTCTCTGCTTTGAAGGCTAGAAATGACAAACAatacttttttatttgcttACTATGAGCCATATATATGtgggtttggtttttttggcTTTTTAAACTTTGATGTCAGGTCTTTTATTATTTAGATCCTGCAGCATCTGAAGCACAAGTTATCAGTAACCATGGTAACCATTGTGTTTTGTGTTCCCAAATAGATTTTTAATCACTCCGtgtgttttgattttgaactcCCAGAATGTCTGTTATAgcctgtcccaagatatttatgccaCACATTTCAACGTTtcaacgatgttcattcaatagtatgaaaaaatcccaagattttcCTTTTAAATCACCCCCTCTAACTTGTCAGGTTACACTacatggctaaaaataaaaacatctttaCAAAAGAGATGAAAGTACCCGGATAATagcgttgaaaaattgtacgAGGTATTTGGAGTgccttccaaatggagaaaaaatgtaaacattcccaTTATAAAACTctgtaagaaatctgtttttgttcctgtggaTTTTTCCAAGtgaaaaatcgtccaaatgtgctgcataaatatgtTGGGACAGACTGTAGATTTACTCTGTCATTAACATTCATACACGGAGTGCGATGTcctttttggttttatttttacacaggGTGATATCTTCAAAACTGGTACATTATGTAACAGATTACACATAATGTTAGTCTCTACAACTCTGTAACTACTTAGCTACACTTATAACAAGTCTCCACAATTAAAGTGATGTGTAGAGGAGCACAAGTCTCagtcaataatttattttttttaaattagctgAAATGGTCAGTAaggtacattattttgatgtaaaagaTGCTCGCTATTAATGGGTGCTAATACATctttaatatgtaatattttagaatgttcaTTATAAGTTAATTTAATCCCTTCATACAATTCTTGTTCCCATTGTTGTAATCTGAATGGAATCTCCTTTCAGTTTGTAGATGCCCTGTTTTATCTCTAAGTATTCATGGCAACTTGTGTATAAATATATCTCcttcttttttgtttagaatCTGCTTCAACCAGTGAAAGTTTCTGTAGCAACCTAGGTATTGAGTGTACACATTTTCTTGGTGTCCATCACCATtaatattttgacttttttgcTGTGCAGCATCATTCATCACTAATAGTACAATGGTTTGATCAAAAGCAgaattcaaaatatcaatagCAAAACACATCTTAGATTGGAATACTGGACCAAAAGATAATGCATGCTTAATTTAAATGCAGGTTATgcacatttcaatattttataataaagacACATGTTTCCAGTAAATATAGTCTTCAGTAGTATTTTCTTACTTTACCAGTAGTTCAATAGTCCATTTTTCCAATTTCTATATTGTACTTTTTATGttgtatcatttttataatctaTCATTTCGGCATTTTGAGagcttttatttaaacaatatttaccaAAGAAacattctttaatttaaaaaaactgctTAAAATTCTCATGTATTGGGTAATTAGCAGCTTGtcattaaaattgtattaatttgttaatagcTGCAATTGCTACGGAGGCCTGACTGGCTTTATTAATGCGTGTATTCTGGTCAGCTATTCTGCTTCAATCAGAAACAGGGACCTCTGCTTTCAGCTGGTTTGACTgcttaggccaaaaaaaaaacattagtaTTCAGTTTCTCAGGccaaaatttttcaaatacaatGCAGCTGacggtttgtttttttttaattgcaagatttttaaagggaatttattcaattttttatctgacctaaaaaattaataaagtagCATTTGACTTTATGCTCAGATGCAACAGTGCCTGAGAAacttaatgttaatttttttgtcttaGTTTGGTTGTTTAAATGTCATGTCATTTATCAGTTACGTATGAATTTCAGACGAGAAAATGGACATAGATGAGGAACAGCCTAGGCAGCATCAGACCCTGGAGTTCTTTGAAATGTGTGCAAGTCTCATCACCACACTGGCCAGATAGAGAACAACTCCGTTGGACCAAGGTCTTCTGCGACCAGTGATGTGTATTACTGGTCACCAAACATTagattttagaaatattttgttatacttgtAAACGCTTCCTAATTATGTATCTTTGCTGAAGGATCTTTGTCCATGTCCAGGTATGTTTAGCATCATCTGAGAGGCCAATGCTTGAACTGTGCAATATGAGATAACATGAGAATACCAAACACTGTCAAAACACCACTTCTGTGTTGTTGCCTGTCCCTGACTACGGGGTGGTCAGTGAGAGGCTTGGTGTGGGAGAGTGATGGACAGGTGCCCCTGCTCTGTGATTGGTTAATGTGGGTGGATGGGAAAGACGTAGGATCTTGTGATAGTTAATGTCAGCGTTGGTGATAAGCTGCAGATTTGTCTGCCCTTTTTATGTCTactcatcttttaatatttttatcttttagagAAGGCATTACAGGCATTTATGTTTGATACAGATATGATGTACATGATGCAACTTTGAAAAATGGCAgattaagtttaaaaatgagTTTATTTCAGTATatactattatacatgtataaaaaccaGATTTACTTGTAGTAAACTTTACTTAGAACCTGTGACACCAACTTCAGGTGTTATGACTTCTTGTTGATTTCGTTAACCATGTTGCACTACTGTTTACTTTAAACTCTGCTATACCTACGGTACgagtatatacaaatgtacttgTTTTTGATACTGCATACAGCTATCTGTTTTTGCATTACAGAGACAGTCATGATAAATTTTACTGTATTCTTGAATCAACTGTCcacttaaaaatgttttagcagGGAATAAGAACATTTCTAGAATTGCTTCAtaattttgttgtattttaaaagtGACTATGTGGAAACAAAATTACCATGTTCACAAACTTTGTAAAACGTGCATCATTGATATTTTGTCCAAAGACAAATTGTTAAAGGTGGATTTAATTGAGTTATTTACAAGAATGGAGGTGAGACAGTTGTGTGTGTGTCATGATCTATCACTGAATGACTCTAATGCTCACCCTATTTAGTATTTTAAGtacagaaagagagagagaggtctgTTCT
This portion of the Magallana gigas chromosome 7, xbMagGiga1.1, whole genome shotgun sequence genome encodes:
- the LOC105341321 gene encoding 5'-AMP-activated protein kinase catalytic subunit alpha-2 isoform X1, producing the protein MAEKSSSSQNAQVKIGHYILGDTLGIGTFGKVKIATHQLTNHKVAVKILNRQKIKSLDVVSKIKREIQNLKLFRHPHIIKLYQVISTPTDIFMVMEYVSGGELFDYIVKHGKLKEPEARRFFQQIISGVDYCHRHMVVHRDLKPENLLLDSSLNVKIADFGLSNMMHDGEFLRTSCGSPNYAAPEVISGKLYAGPEVDIWSCGVILYALLCGTLPFDDEHVPTLFRKIKSGIFAVPDYLNKEVVSLLCLMLQVDPLKRATIAQIRDHDWFQKDLPTYLFPSPQDQDASIVEMDVIREICEKFGVTEYEVQRALLSNDPHDQLNIAYHLIVDNRRLAGEEPTISTFTDVELQEFYLASSPPPDSFLLAKQSHILGTPTPQEHASSPMRPHPERMPEMKNTTHTLEPVSSAKQLGAQAKKAKWHLGIRSQSKPLDIMHEVFRAMKTLDYEWKIVTPYHVRVRRKNPVSGRFSKMSLQLYQVDQKSYLLDFKSLSNVEIHESMSSSSSLEGGRMPLSPPSSCSDLDPVTDTVLLMPDPAASEAQVISNHESASTSESFCSNLDEKMDIDEEQPRQHQTLEFFEMCASLITTLAR
- the LOC105341321 gene encoding 5'-AMP-activated protein kinase catalytic subunit alpha-2 isoform X4; translation: MAEKSSSSQNAQVKIGHYILGDTLGIGTFGKVKIATHQLTNHKVAVKILNRQKIKSLDVVSKIKREIQNLKLFRHPHIIKLYQVISTPTDIFMVMEYVSGGELFDYIVKHGKLKEPEARRFFQQIISGVDYCHRHMVVHRDLKPENLLLDSSLNVKIADFGLSNMMHDGEFLRTSCGSPNYAAPEVISGKLYAGPEVDIWSCGVILYALLCGTLPFDDEHVPTLFRKIKSGIFAVPDYLNKEVVSLLCLMLQVDPLKRATIAQIRDHDWFQKDLPTYLFPSPQDQDASIVEMDVIREICEKFGVTEYEVQRALLSNDPHDQLNIAYHLIVDNRRLAGEEPTISTFTDVELQEFYLASSPPPDSFLLAKQSHILGTPTPQEHASSPMRPHPERMPEMKNTTHTLEPVSSAKQLGAQAKKAKWHLGIRSQSKPLDIMHEVFRAMKTLDYEWKIVTPYHVRVRRKNPVSGRFSKMSLQLYQVDQKSYLLDFKSLSNVEIHESMSSSSSLEGGRMPLSPPSSCSDLDPVTDTVLLMPDPAASEAQVISNHDEKMDIDEEQPRQHQTLEFFEMCASLITTLAR
- the LOC105341321 gene encoding 5'-AMP-activated protein kinase catalytic subunit alpha-2 isoform X3, with the protein product MAEKSSSSQNAQVKIGHYILGDTLGIGTFGKVKIATHQLTNHKVAVKILNRQKIKSLDVVSKIKREIQNLKLFRHPHIIKLYQVISTPTDIFMVMEYVSGGELFDYIVKHGKLKEPEARRFFQQIISGVDYCHRHMVVHRDLKPENLLLDSSLNVKIADFGLSNMMHDGEFLRTSCGSPNYAAPEVISGKLYAGPEVDIWSCGVILYALLCGTLPFDDEHVPTLFRKIKSGIFAVPDYLNKEVVSLLCLMLQVDPLKRATIAQIRDHDWFQKDLPTYLFPSPQDQDASIVEMDVIREICEKFGVTEYEVQRALLSNDPHDQLNIAYHLIVDNRRLAGEEPTISTFTDVELQEFYLASSPPPDSFLLAKQSHILGTPTPQEHASSPMRPHPERMPEMKNTTHTLEPVSSAKQLGAQAKKAKWHLGIRSQSKPLDIMHEVFRAMKTLDYEWKIVTPYHVRVRRKNPVSGRFSKMSLQLYQVDQKSYLLDFKSLSNVEIHESMSSSSSLEGGRMPLSPPSSCSDLDPVTDTVLLMPESASTSESFCSNLDEKMDIDEEQPRQHQTLEFFEMCASLITTLAR
- the LOC105341321 gene encoding 5'-AMP-activated protein kinase catalytic subunit alpha-2 isoform X5; translation: MAEKSSSSQNAQVKIGHYILGDTLGIGTFGKVKIATHQLTNHKVAVKILNRQKIKSLDVVSKIKREIQNLKLFRHPHIIKLYQVISTPTDIFMVMEYVSGGELFDYIVKHGKLKEPEARRFFQQIISGVDYCHRHMVVHRDLKPENLLLDSSLNVKIADFGLSNMMHDGEFLRTSCGSPNYAAPEVISGKLYAGPEVDIWSCGVILYALLCGTLPFDDEHVPTLFRKIKSGIFAVPDYLNKEVVSLLCLMLQVDPLKRATIAQIRDHDWFQKDLPTYLFPSPQDQDASIVEMDVIREICEKFGVTEYEVQRALLSNDPHDQLNIAYHLIVDNRRLAGEEPTISTFTDVELQEFYLASSPPPDSFLLASSPMRPHPERMPEMKNTTHTLEPVSSAKQLGAQAKKAKWHLGIRSQSKPLDIMHEVFRAMKTLDYEWKIVTPYHVRVRRKNPVSGRFSKMSLQLYQVDQKSYLLDFKSLSNVEIHESMSSSSSLEGGRMPLSPPSSCSDLDPVTDTVLLMPDPAASEAQVISNHESASTSESFCSNLDEKMDIDEEQPRQHQTLEFFEMCASLITTLAR
- the LOC105341321 gene encoding 5'-AMP-activated protein kinase catalytic subunit alpha-2 isoform X8; this translates as MAEKSSSSQNAQVKIGHYILGDTLGIGTFGKVKIATHQLTNHKVAVKILNRQKIKSLDVVSKIKREIQNLKLFRHPHIIKLYQVISTPTDIFMVMEYVSGGELFDYIVKHGKLKEPEARRFFQQIISGVDYCHRHMVVHRDLKPENLLLDSSLNVKIADFGLSNMMHDGEFLRTSCGSPNYAAPEVISGKLYAGPEVDIWSCGVILYALLCGTLPFDDEHVPTLFRKIKSGIFAVPDYLNKEVVSLLCLMLQVDPLKRATIAQIRDHDWFQKDLPTYLFPSPQDQDASIVEMDVIREICEKFGVTEYEVQRALLSNDPHDQLNIAYHLIVDNRRLAGEEPTISTFTDVELQEFYLASSPPPDSFLLAKQSHILGTPTPQEHASSPMRPHPERMPEMKNTTHTLEPVSSAKQLGAQAKKAKWHLGIRSQSKPLDIMHEVFRAMKTLDYEWKIVTPYHVRVRRKNPVSGRFSKMSLQLYQVDQKSYLLDFKSLSNVEIHESMSSSSSLEGGRMPLSPPSSCSDLDPVTDTVLLMPDEKMDIDEEQPRQHQTLEFFEMCASLITTLAR
- the LOC105341321 gene encoding 5'-AMP-activated protein kinase catalytic subunit alpha-2 isoform X10, with protein sequence MAEKSSSSQNAQVKIGHYILGDTLGIGTFGKVKIATHQLTNHKVAVKILNRQKIKSLDVVSKIKREIQNLKLFRHPHIIKLYQVISTPTDIFMVMEYVSGGELFDYIVKHGKLKEPEARRFFQQIISGVDYCHRHMVVHRDLKPENLLLDSSLNVKIADFGLSNMMHDGEFLRTSCGSPNYAAPEVISGKLYAGPEVDIWSCGVILYALLCGTLPFDDEHVPTLFRKIKSGIFAVPDYLNKEVVSLLCLMLQVDPLKRATIAQIRDHDWFQKDLPTYLFPSPQDQDASIVEMDVIREICEKFGVTEYEVQRALLSNDPHDQLNIAYHLIVDNRRLAGEEPTISTFTDVELQEFYLASSPPPDSFLLAKQSHILGTPTPQEHASSPMRPHPERMPEMKNTTHTLEPVSSAKQLGAQAKKAKWHLGIRSQSKPLDIMHEVFRAMKTLDYEWKIVTPYHVRVRRKNPVSGRFSKMSLQLYQVDQKSYLLDFKSLSNVEIHESMSSSSSLEGGRMPLSPPSSCSDLDEKMDIDEEQPRQHQTLEFFEMCASLITTLAR